Below is a window of bacterium DNA.
GATATATACACCGGTATCAAGAACTGCGCAACTGCTTTTTGGCTTCGTGACATATGTGCGGGATTCTTGTGCGAAATTCATGCCGTCAAAATCCACCCCACCATGAATGGCCAGCATTTCACACCGTGTTTGGCCCAGTACTTGCATTCTGAAAGAAACAAATGTCTAGAAGGAAATCTCAAAAACAAAGAGAAGAGCCGATCCAAGACTTCGGCAAAAAGTTGCTTTACAATCTCGAGGAAGCGGGAGCACTGCTAAGTCTTTCTTCCTGGACGGTTCGAGATTATGTGAAGACGGGCGTGATTAAAGCGGCGAAGGTCCCGCATCCCTTCAACCCCCACAAATTTCTCAGCAAACCAATATTGATTCACAGAGATGAATTAGAATCATTTGCTGAGAAATGCAGAAGCAAGGAAGTTGCATAATCCTAAAAGGTCGAAAAGATTCCCACCGCGGCTGAAGAATTTTCGACTGATCTCGGAAAAATAACCAATTGTTGGCGCACAATCACAGATGCTAACTCAAGAAACCGCGACTTTCTCGCGCTTGGTTTTCGGTAATATTCCCTTCCCCTGAAGTATGTAGATCCACGCCACGAAATTGCTCTTCTCGCTCTTTTCTAAATTGAAAATTTCGCGGGCCACTTTAAACCAGCTCTTTCCGCATTTTTCGTAAAGTGACGTTAACTTGTCGCGCAATTCGATTACGTCAGATTTCCATTCCGGTGTCAGCCGGAGTATCAGTTCATCGAAACTGAGATGATCCGTTTTTCGAACCAACGTGTACTCCCGCACTGCTCTCTGAGACTTTCTCCGGAATCTGTACCAGTCTAAATTCTCCACTGCTTCCTCATCTGCTGGAACGGCCTCCCGGCACTCAGCCGGATATTCCTCATCCAGACTGTAAACAATGTCCTGCAGATCCTTCTTTTCAATCTGAACGCCTGAGCAGTGGTCTCTCGCCATGATAACGATTGTCTTCAGACGTCGAACGTTGCCTGGGTAATCCAAATCCTTCAAATAATCGATTGCCTCTTTGCTAATCTGTTTCGGATGGGAGTAAAACTCGGCCAATAGTGGAATGTCCTGTCTTCGATCTTTGAGCGGCGCAACCCATATTCGTTTAACACGGATCCGTTCCAAGAAGTCAAGACGGAACTTTCCTTCCTTCACCATCTGGTGCAGATTGCGGTTTGTAGCTGTGATCAGTCTGAAGTCGACGTTCTCAACCAGCTCATCGGTTCCAAGCATCTGCACTTCGTTGAACTCAACCGCTCGCAGAAGCTTGGCTTGAACGTCATAGGGTAACTCTCCCACTTCATCAAGAAAAAGTGTGCCGCCATCCGCAGATTGGATTCGGCCCTTGCGGTACTCCGCCCCCGTATACGCACCTTTTTTGACACCGAATAATTCTGCCTCGATCAGTCCAGGGTTTAGAGCGGCACAATTCACAACAACTAAAGGTTTACGGGCGCGTTCAGATAAATAGTGGATAGCACGTGCCACCAATTCTTTACCGGTACCGGTGTCTCCTTGAATCAAGACCGGCCAATTGTGCCGGGCGGCGTGCGCGATTTCCTCTCGCAGTTGAACCATGGCGTGTGATACCCCAATGATACGATTCAATCCCGCATGTTCATTGATTTTGTCGGTTAAGGTCTGTGCGTTTTCTTCAAAAAGATCCCTACTCGATTCCAACAGTGAGAAGGAAAAGAAATATATCGAAAAGAAGCGGCAAATCTGCGATAAGAGTTCAACATCCGCCTGGGAAAACTCCTTTTTCTTAGTTCTGATATCACAGTAAACGGCACCGCGAACAGAGCCTGCAATATCGATTCGGACCGCAATGCAAGAACGGATGTTCTGCGATATCTGCGATTCGGTCGCAGTGGATGGATCGCTAGGATTTCTCAATGCATAACCATTTGCCAAAGCCTCTTGAATGACAGTATGGGAAGGCTTTCGCTGATTCCAAGCCCCGTCAGTAGAGGCTGAATACTTAACGACACGGTTTTCCTGAAGCACAAAGCTTGCGTATTCTGCCTCCATAAGATCCCGGACCCTCTCAATGACATGGTAAGGTAAATCCTCGGAACCCAAATGTTCATTCAGGGCGATCTCCGCTTGAACGATTTCGGAGCACTTTTCTTTAAATAAGGGGCTTGCTTTTATCATAACGCCGTGACATTATAGCCAGCCATCTCAAAAATGCAACAGTAGGGGGGATCTGTTTACCCACAAATCGCTACAGTGGCGGTAATTTGCTTTCGATTTCGATATATATGTTTGAAGTGATTTTGATTTGATATGCATAGTGAAATCAACAGGAAGGTCTGGGGACTTGCGATTCAAAGGGGTATCGTTGGACTTGAAGATCTGATGAATATACTCGGCGAAGACCAGCTTGAAAGTCTTCTCGCAGAAGTCTGTGAGTCGACGGAAGACGATTGCGTCGAGCCGGATGTTGCTGTTCAGGCCGCTACTCAGGAGGTTGAAAGTAAACCCGTCCACGGAGTTTGGTTCGGCCGGTATGAGCAGCCAGTATTTCTGGGTGAAGGCGCGACTGGGCGAGTGTTCACAGCATTTGATCCAGTACTTCGCAGGTATGTTGCTGTGAAGCTTCTGAAAACAGAAGATATGGAACTGAGAGAGCGCCTTATCAGAGAAGCACGCGCACAGGCCCGCGTTCAGCACCCCAATGTCTGTGCCATTTATGAGGCCGGTGAAATCCAGGGCCAGGCATACATTGTCATGCAGTACATCAACGGAGGTACACTGAAGCAGATTCAGAAAAAACTTAGCTTGAGAGAAAAGACACAAATCATGCGAGACGTCGCGAATGGCTTGCATGCAGCTCATCTCGCCGGCATCGTGCACCGCGATGTTAAGCCATCCAATATCATGGTTGAACGTACTGAAACTGACGAACTGATAGCACGGATCATCGATTTCGGATTCGCACGGGTTCTGGATGCATTGGAATTAACCAGACCAGGCACGATCATTGGAAGCCCTCTGTATATGTCTCCAGAACAAGCAAGAGGTGAAACCGAAAAAATTGACAGTCGAACCGACACATACGCCCTTGGCGTAACTCTTTATGAACTGCTTGTTGGTACACCTCCTTACGAACGGCACGACATCTGTACGGTCTTAAAGAGAACAAACGTTCCAGCCAAACTGGAGATGATCGTTCTAAAATGTCTCGAGAAAGAACAGGAAAGAAGGTACGACTCAGCCAGGGCGCTTTCTGATGATCTGAACCGTTTTCTTCTGGAGGAGCCGGTAAACGCACGCTATGCGTCTGCATTGGTTGAGCAGAGAAGCTGAAAGCTGCTATTCCCTGCGATGCTTGTTTCCAATCCATTCTTCGATCTCGCGTGAGCCAATCTTGTTGGGTCCGCCCTTGCGTCTAATGAACTCTTCAAATTCTTCTTGTGAATTGTTACTTTCTGCGGTCTTCTCTCGTGTAGGACGATCTTTCTCTTGTAGTTGCGGGGCGTCGCTCTTGAATCCTTGCATACCTCTCCCTGAGTGTACCTCAAAGGTATCCATTTGCATAATCGGTGTGGATGGGTGATGTCAAGAGAATTAAAGCGATCCTGGCCAAGAATCTCAAAGCCCGAAGGAAAAGTCTGCACTTATCGCAAGAAGAAGCAGCCGAGCGGGCTGGAATAACCTACAAGTATTGGCAGCGTCTGGAGATGGTTTCACAGCCGGACCTTCCATCCTTGCCTACCCTTTACAAACTCGCCAGAGCACTAAAGACTCCGATGTACACTCTTTTAAAGTAAAAGTGATTTGCCGAAAGGCGAGATCCCAATGATATTCTCCGAAGTCGAAACGATTTCCACAGTAGTCCAACAATTTCCGACTCCTGTGAGTCTTCAACACGAGCCAAATCAAACCCGCCATCTATAAATATGGATGTGCATTCTAAGCCTTTATATGCCTCTGTGCTGATTTTAACAGGCAGCTAGGGGTCTTTCGTAAACGCAACCTTCCGCGCTTCGTCGAAATCAATAATTCAATCCCTCTAACCTCACACCTGGCATGGCTGTTGCAATGAGATTTTCGCCATGCGAGGAAT
It encodes the following:
- a CDS encoding helix-turn-helix domain-containing protein, whose protein sequence is MSRRKSQKQREEPIQDFGKKLLYNLEEAGALLSLSSWTVRDYVKTGVIKAAKVPHPFNPHKFLSKPILIHRDELESFAEKCRSKEVA
- a CDS encoding sigma 54-interacting transcriptional regulator — translated: MIKASPLFKEKCSEIVQAEIALNEHLGSEDLPYHVIERVRDLMEAEYASFVLQENRVVKYSASTDGAWNQRKPSHTVIQEALANGYALRNPSDPSTATESQISQNIRSCIAVRIDIAGSVRGAVYCDIRTKKKEFSQADVELLSQICRFFSIYFFSFSLLESSRDLFEENAQTLTDKINEHAGLNRIIGVSHAMVQLREEIAHAARHNWPVLIQGDTGTGKELVARAIHYLSERARKPLVVVNCAALNPGLIEAELFGVKKGAYTGAEYRKGRIQSADGGTLFLDEVGELPYDVQAKLLRAVEFNEVQMLGTDELVENVDFRLITATNRNLHQMVKEGKFRLDFLERIRVKRIWVAPLKDRRQDIPLLAEFYSHPKQISKEAIDYLKDLDYPGNVRRLKTIVIMARDHCSGVQIEKKDLQDIVYSLDEEYPAECREAVPADEEAVENLDWYRFRRKSQRAVREYTLVRKTDHLSFDELILRLTPEWKSDVIELRDKLTSLYEKCGKSWFKVAREIFNLEKSEKSNFVAWIYILQGKGILPKTKREKVAVS
- a CDS encoding serine/threonine protein kinase; translated protein: MHSEINRKVWGLAIQRGIVGLEDLMNILGEDQLESLLAEVCESTEDDCVEPDVAVQAATQEVESKPVHGVWFGRYEQPVFLGEGATGRVFTAFDPVLRRYVAVKLLKTEDMELRERLIREARAQARVQHPNVCAIYEAGEIQGQAYIVMQYINGGTLKQIQKKLSLREKTQIMRDVANGLHAAHLAGIVHRDVKPSNIMVERTETDELIARIIDFGFARVLDALELTRPGTIIGSPLYMSPEQARGETEKIDSRTDTYALGVTLYELLVGTPPYERHDICTVLKRTNVPAKLEMIVLKCLEKEQERRYDSARALSDDLNRFLLEEPVNARYASALVEQRS